The following proteins are encoded in a genomic region of Synechococcus sp. ROS8604:
- a CDS encoding HEAT repeat domain-containing protein, which produces MLLMPIDQLESQSDPYMAAAHLLNFPGQSTEQALLALVDDQDQSQPRRLARRKAVEVLGRLNCHGAIPVIGRCLKSDDPYLVENSAWALAQLDCQVDALHETMISLLSRSDQNQRVLIQSLASLQVASAAGVIEPLQDSESPGVRGAAISACIKLGASCDRLDELQQHFLLPNQMDRQSGIQDAIDCGARDLLPAILQAPVSPVFRMRALRALWPEGDLIFGELSLVSVVDALLNDHPSHLELVHEYDQAPANEFLIQEFFGTDFSRCYLALQTLCDRSAVEIWLLLHQRWTEEAHNDYGAHYFFVKLFGSRCDWPKEALPVIEQILNEAILSQRPQFMKSKSAAVLSMYRLGVGFEQERLIQLLSSDSMPFWEVRYAVLMLLSDSKFDLDRDRCLECSAVDPHPFVAARAKAMTSDSI; this is translated from the coding sequence ATGCTGTTGATGCCAATCGATCAGTTGGAGTCGCAGAGCGATCCTTACATGGCGGCTGCGCATCTGCTCAATTTTCCTGGTCAATCCACGGAGCAGGCATTGTTGGCTCTTGTTGACGATCAGGACCAGTCTCAGCCGAGGCGTCTGGCGCGTCGTAAGGCTGTGGAAGTTTTAGGTCGCTTGAATTGTCATGGCGCCATCCCTGTAATCGGTCGTTGTTTGAAGAGTGATGATCCCTATCTTGTTGAGAATTCAGCATGGGCTCTCGCTCAACTTGATTGCCAAGTTGATGCATTACACGAAACCATGATTTCGTTGCTGTCCCGTTCTGATCAAAATCAACGTGTCCTAATCCAGAGTTTGGCGAGTCTTCAAGTGGCCTCTGCTGCTGGGGTGATCGAGCCATTGCAGGACAGTGAAAGTCCCGGAGTTCGTGGTGCCGCCATCAGTGCTTGCATCAAGTTGGGCGCCTCCTGTGATCGTCTCGATGAGCTCCAACAGCATTTTTTGCTGCCAAATCAGATGGATCGGCAGTCTGGAATTCAGGATGCGATTGATTGTGGTGCTAGGGATTTACTCCCTGCTATTTTGCAGGCCCCAGTGTCTCCCGTGTTCAGAATGCGGGCGCTTCGTGCGCTTTGGCCAGAAGGGGATTTGATCTTTGGTGAGTTATCGCTGGTTTCAGTCGTGGATGCTCTGCTTAATGATCATCCTAGTCATTTGGAATTGGTCCATGAATATGATCAAGCTCCTGCAAATGAATTTCTGATTCAAGAATTTTTTGGAACGGATTTTAGTCGTTGTTATTTGGCCCTTCAAACTCTCTGTGATCGATCAGCTGTTGAAATATGGCTGCTGCTTCATCAGCGTTGGACTGAGGAAGCTCATAATGATTATGGTGCACACTATTTTTTTGTAAAGCTGTTTGGAAGTCGTTGTGACTGGCCCAAGGAGGCATTGCCTGTTATTGAACAGATCTTAAATGAAGCAATTTTATCTCAACGTCCACAATTCATGAAATCGAAGTCTGCTGCAGTCTTGTCAATGTATCGATTGGGAGTTGGTTTTGAACAAGAAAGGCTCATTCAACTCTTGTCTTCTGATTCGATGCCTTTTTGGGAGGTGAGATATGCTGTTTTGATGCTTTTGTCTGATTCGAAGTTCGATTTGGACCGGGACCGTTGCCTTGAATGCTCAGCCGTTGATCCCCATCCTTTTGTTGCCGCTCGGGCCAAGGCGATGACGAGTGATTCTATTTAG
- the mpeA gene encoding class 2 C-phycoerythrin subunit alpha gives MKSVLTTAIGSADSGSRFPTSSDLEAVQGSLQRAAARLEAAEKIAQNYDAIAQRAVDAVYTQYPNGATGRQPRQCATEGKEKCKRDFVHYLRLINYSLVVGGTGPLDELAINGQREVYKALSIDPGTYVAGFTHMRNDGCAPRDLSPQALTEYNGALDYVINSLA, from the coding sequence ATGAAGTCTGTCCTGACCACCGCCATCGGATCCGCTGACAGCGGATCCCGCTTCCCTACCAGCTCTGACTTGGAAGCTGTACAGGGTTCCCTGCAACGCGCTGCTGCCCGTCTCGAGGCTGCTGAGAAAATCGCTCAGAACTACGATGCGATTGCTCAGCGTGCTGTTGACGCTGTGTACACCCAGTACCCCAACGGCGCCACCGGCCGCCAGCCTCGCCAGTGCGCGACTGAAGGCAAAGAGAAGTGCAAGCGCGATTTCGTGCACTACCTCCGTCTCATCAACTACTCCTTGGTTGTCGGCGGCACAGGCCCTCTCGACGAACTGGCTATCAATGGTCAGCGTGAGGTTTACAAGGCCCTCAGCATCGACCCCGGCACCTACGTTGCTGGTTTCACCCACATGCGTAACGACGGTTGTGCCCCTCGTGACCTGAGCCCCCAGGCTCTCACCGAGTACAACGGTGCACTTGACTATGTGATCAATTCACTCGCCTGA
- a CDS encoding bleomycin hydrolase — MLDAFSRQAVSADSSGSFIGGDQLSALRSFISEGNKRLDAVNAITSNASCVVSDSVAGICCENTGLTAPNGGVYTNRKMAACLRDAEIIMRYVSYALLAGDASVLQDRCLNGLRETYAALGVPSGSASRAVAIMKASACAHITNTNNSTGEKRKMPVTQGDCNALSAEAGSYFDMVISAIS; from the coding sequence ATGCTCGACGCATTCTCCAGGCAAGCTGTTTCCGCCGATTCCAGCGGCAGCTTCATTGGTGGCGATCAGCTTTCCGCGCTTCGCTCATTCATCTCTGAAGGCAACAAGCGTCTCGACGCTGTAAACGCCATCACCAGTAACGCTTCCTGCGTTGTCTCCGACTCAGTCGCAGGCATCTGCTGCGAAAACACAGGTCTGACAGCTCCAAACGGTGGTGTGTACACCAACCGCAAAATGGCTGCATGCCTGCGTGATGCTGAAATCATCATGCGCTACGTCTCCTACGCACTGCTGGCCGGCGATGCCTCCGTGCTTCAGGACCGTTGCCTGAATGGTCTGCGCGAGACCTATGCCGCATTGGGCGTTCCTTCAGGATCCGCTTCACGTGCTGTGGCCATCATGAAGGCTTCTGCCTGTGCCCACATCACCAACACCAACAACAGCACTGGCGAAAAGCGCAAGATGCCTGTGACTCAGGGTGATTGCAACGCTCTGTCTGCTGAAGCTGGCTCCTACTTCGACATGGTGATCAGCGCCATCAGCTGA
- a CDS encoding HEAT repeat domain-containing protein → MSERFDTLFSGMSEENALNLIISDPSQLDNPGVKYLAASRLGACTSQQSLDRLIEVASKESDDLYERITRRKALEALGRRKQKTALPVLIEALTDQDEPTVVNAVDSIARIGASLTETQQQQLLTALNGPDNQKRAVIQAFTRLNLPDSNDVIAELRGDLNPLVAGAAHAHALRLTNRDESLGPLLSQLQDTNPGRRRAAVIDLGDAQHLAALEALTRCPVSMPLRAKSAFLITKAQSEGNREDINKTHSDALLETLLRDDPRTLALANPSPIPSEAEAIRAGLQHRDEARQYEAAKALCEMPATERLALIDDLEENQGSDYGVHYLLASCVGLLELHERSDLVRGALQETGPQYSKSRIAAAWSCLRLRLDDQKPLIAELATDHPWEPLKWSCTQVLEKMN, encoded by the coding sequence ATGAGTGAGCGCTTTGACACATTATTTTCGGGAATGAGTGAGGAGAATGCTCTCAATCTCATTATTAGTGATCCAAGCCAACTCGATAATCCCGGTGTTAAGTACTTAGCTGCCTCACGCCTAGGAGCCTGCACATCGCAACAGTCTCTTGACCGATTGATTGAGGTTGCATCAAAGGAAAGCGATGACCTCTATGAACGAATCACCCGACGAAAAGCTCTTGAAGCTCTGGGCAGACGAAAACAAAAGACGGCTCTCCCTGTCTTGATTGAGGCTCTGACTGATCAAGATGAACCAACGGTCGTTAACGCTGTTGATTCCATTGCACGCATTGGCGCATCACTCACCGAAACCCAGCAGCAGCAATTACTGACTGCACTGAACGGTCCTGACAACCAAAAGCGGGCCGTTATCCAGGCCTTTACGCGTCTGAACCTTCCAGATAGCAACGATGTGATTGCGGAACTGCGCGGAGATTTAAATCCTTTAGTCGCAGGAGCGGCCCATGCCCATGCCCTACGGCTAACCAATCGAGACGAAAGCTTGGGGCCATTGCTGAGTCAATTACAAGACACCAATCCAGGACGACGCAGAGCAGCAGTCATTGATTTAGGCGATGCTCAACACTTGGCAGCCTTAGAAGCGCTCACCCGCTGTCCCGTGTCAATGCCGCTACGGGCCAAAAGCGCCTTCCTCATTACCAAGGCCCAAAGCGAAGGCAACAGAGAAGACATCAACAAAACCCATTCAGACGCCTTGCTTGAAACGCTCCTGAGGGATGATCCGCGCACGCTTGCTCTCGCCAACCCCTCTCCGATTCCCTCAGAAGCAGAAGCGATACGGGCTGGACTTCAACACCGCGACGAGGCGCGTCAATACGAAGCCGCCAAAGCCTTATGCGAGATGCCAGCGACGGAACGCCTGGCTCTCATCGACGACCTTGAGGAGAACCAGGGAAGCGACTATGGGGTGCACTATCTCCTGGCCAGCTGCGTTGGTCTGCTCGAGCTGCACGAACGAAGCGACCTGGTGAGAGGAGCCCTTCAAGAAACCGGCCCTCAATACTCCAAATCAAGAATCGCGGCTGCTTGGAGCTGTCTTCGCCTTCGCCTTGATGACCAAAAGCCACTGATCGCAGAACTCGCAACGGACCACCCCTGGGAGCCCTTGAAGTGGTCGTGTACTCAGGTTTTAGAGAAAATGAACTGA
- a CDS encoding Nif11-like leader peptide family natural product precursor: protein MSSSELDRFIQAVVDDHGIATGIKPLATHYDLVAYANIRGFSITLVEWGRHLAMDWLQSADAELELLQLADPAHWSWAFRQLSSWRPLLMEGTLSEGLLGTINFASISESDDQNGLKGTDAVAQQEKPLTDAERDAALESFIEMLKSRPDLKDQVKFARDQDAVIELANAQGFPVDSLTLLRRWNKVSDFSKPTWFGWFDE, encoded by the coding sequence ATGTCATCGTCTGAACTTGATCGGTTTATCCAAGCTGTCGTTGATGATCACGGCATTGCGACTGGAATTAAGCCTCTTGCTACCCATTATGATCTCGTCGCTTATGCAAACATCAGGGGCTTCTCAATCACATTGGTTGAATGGGGAAGGCATCTTGCGATGGATTGGCTTCAATCTGCCGATGCAGAATTGGAATTGCTTCAGCTTGCCGACCCTGCCCATTGGAGTTGGGCTTTTAGGCAACTGTCGAGTTGGCGTCCTTTGTTAATGGAAGGCACCCTTTCTGAGGGGTTGTTGGGAACGATCAATTTTGCCTCCATCTCTGAGTCCGATGATCAAAATGGGCTTAAGGGAACGGATGCTGTTGCTCAGCAAGAAAAGCCCCTCACGGATGCTGAGCGAGATGCAGCCCTGGAATCTTTCATTGAAATGCTTAAAAGTAGGCCTGATTTAAAAGATCAAGTGAAGTTTGCACGGGATCAGGATGCAGTGATTGAACTTGCGAATGCACAAGGCTTTCCGGTTGATTCGTTGACATTATTACGTCGTTGGAACAAGGTATCTGACTTCTCCAAGCCGACTTGGTTTGGTTGGTTTGACGAGTAA
- a CDS encoding chromophore lyase CpcT/CpeT produces the protein MSSKEALLRFAKTLAGHYSNFEQSQDNPKDFAHINIYFRPLPWETLKGPGFYSEQSYDHDPWSPYRQGIHRLQQIQDIFVVENFGFADSLRLAGSGQRPDLLRSLKVESLTPRCGCDMHFHEVETGCYRGEVEPGHKCLVPRDGQLTYLISEVDVDSTTWVSRDRGFDPETHAQKWGSEHGPLKFKRVTSLGDSLNLDWLR, from the coding sequence ATGAGCTCTAAAGAAGCATTATTGAGATTTGCCAAAACACTGGCTGGACATTACAGCAATTTTGAGCAATCTCAGGACAACCCAAAAGACTTCGCTCACATTAATATCTATTTCAGGCCCCTACCATGGGAAACCTTAAAAGGACCTGGCTTCTACTCAGAACAAAGCTACGATCATGATCCATGGAGTCCCTATCGACAAGGGATTCATCGACTCCAGCAAATTCAAGATATCTTTGTTGTTGAAAATTTTGGATTTGCTGATTCACTAAGGCTTGCCGGCTCAGGACAGCGTCCAGACTTACTCCGAAGCCTCAAAGTGGAGTCCCTCACACCGCGCTGTGGATGTGATATGCATTTTCATGAAGTCGAAACTGGATGTTATCGGGGAGAAGTGGAGCCAGGCCACAAGTGTTTGGTCCCGCGCGATGGGCAATTGACCTATCTGATCAGCGAGGTTGATGTAGACAGCACAACTTGGGTTAGCCGTGATCGCGGTTTTGATCCAGAAACCCATGCGCAAAAATGGGGTTCCGAACACGGACCCTTAAAATTCAAACGAGTGACATCCCTTGGCGACTCTCTAAACCTCGACTGGCTTCGATAA
- a CDS encoding phycobiliprotein lyase, with the protein MNIETFVHQSEGKWRSMRSGHSLAFQQFEDVLSEVEIKRVDPFSSSIQELIKSSNLDSKATATCPFQMEWKAESDWEPDDPSDVTSGSCLLVPLAINETEGKIIRSVGYAESEFAVSDYKFLEDGTFLLKTQYEQSIAEERIWFVSENVRCRSSVLRTSAGSGILQTSFASEVRRLNIQ; encoded by the coding sequence ATGAATATTGAGACTTTCGTCCATCAAAGCGAAGGCAAATGGCGCTCGATGCGCTCTGGGCACTCTCTAGCCTTCCAACAATTTGAAGACGTGCTAAGTGAAGTAGAGATCAAAAGAGTTGATCCTTTTTCTAGCAGTATTCAAGAACTAATCAAATCATCAAACTTAGATTCCAAGGCAACCGCAACCTGCCCATTTCAAATGGAATGGAAAGCAGAAAGTGATTGGGAACCTGACGATCCAAGCGATGTCACATCTGGGTCTTGCCTCCTTGTTCCCCTCGCCATCAACGAGACCGAAGGGAAAATCATCAGAAGCGTAGGGTACGCAGAATCTGAATTCGCAGTTTCCGACTATAAATTCCTCGAAGATGGCACCTTTCTGCTCAAGACTCAATATGAGCAATCCATTGCAGAAGAAAGGATTTGGTTTGTATCAGAAAACGTGCGCTGTCGGTCCTCCGTCCTTCGTACATCCGCAGGCTCGGGAATCCTACAAACTTCATTTGCATCAGAAGTAAGGCGCTTAAACATTCAGTAA
- a CDS encoding phycobilisome rod-core linker polypeptide, producing the protein MTAPLTLTCAANQDTEQASVVLKAAYRQVFGNRYLMELDVCPSIDALFMNGDLTVQGLITSLAQSETYRRYTLEPNNPYRFVELNFKHLMGRPPRNQAEISEHVNRLATEGFEAEIASYTYSDEYLKNFGIDTVPYARTAKSVVGETTVAYQRNIAIDPGYAGFDGSKTSILLSSIASNTNPTAAGARKAVGGGGRYTIIWTSRVQLGTARRSAQRSVVSYNSLSTTIRSIQAQRGRIISIANA; encoded by the coding sequence ATGACTGCCCCTCTGACCCTCACCTGCGCCGCAAACCAAGACACCGAACAAGCCTCCGTTGTTCTCAAAGCCGCTTATCGCCAGGTGTTCGGCAACCGTTATCTGATGGAGCTGGATGTTTGTCCTTCCATCGATGCGTTGTTCATGAACGGTGATCTCACCGTTCAGGGGCTGATCACTTCCTTGGCTCAATCCGAGACCTATCGGCGTTACACGCTCGAGCCCAACAATCCCTATCGTTTCGTCGAACTGAACTTCAAGCACCTGATGGGACGTCCTCCACGCAATCAGGCTGAGATCAGCGAGCACGTCAACAGACTTGCCACAGAGGGATTTGAAGCTGAGATCGCTAGCTACACCTACAGCGACGAGTATCTCAAGAATTTTGGGATCGACACGGTTCCCTATGCCAGAACAGCCAAATCAGTGGTTGGCGAAACCACCGTTGCTTACCAACGCAACATCGCCATTGACCCTGGCTATGCAGGCTTTGATGGAAGCAAAACATCAATTTTGCTGAGCAGCATTGCTTCGAACACCAATCCAACAGCCGCTGGTGCTCGGAAGGCCGTTGGCGGTGGTGGTCGCTACACGATCATTTGGACGTCACGTGTGCAGCTCGGAACGGCGCGTCGTTCAGCCCAAAGATCAGTTGTCAGCTACAACTCCCTGTCCACAACGATCAGAAGCATCCAAGCCCAGCGCGGTCGCATCATCTCTATTGCGAATGCTTAA
- a CDS encoding phycobilisome rod-core linker polypeptide translates to MSASQGFGASSLNSNPVSFSRNRNAANKPALSNAEFLRQSCASMKIAIGPRNHEDCPHGGTMQRYAVDDAAGLEAAINAAYRQVYGNAHVMEHERSRELEAQFCNGERNVREFVRALAKTEFYRARFFQGVAPMRGVELNIKHLLGRPPLSQGEMSAHITLLASAGHDAVIDFIVDSAEYAEVFGNDVVPYTRSFTSAAGIPTSSFVNIAALERGFAISDSAVGARSQLSNTLARGAVPYIQLPSSVSSSRGAKSSGSGTNVKFSSKVRKSSDGGDSMPARGDAYVGFGLGQREQEVFQRCPGDTADQINALIRSAYRQVMGNPHLMESERALAAESKFTEGYYSTRELVRGICLSSEYVRRFFESNAPYRFVELNFKHILGRAPISQAEVSEHIQILANEGYEAEINSYIDSAEYQSTFGEDTVPYMRILSEQGRSQLAFNRHLSLSEGYAASDSVANSSSLVTSVATKTVPSGWRTTTVRSNRNSAIAGSPDPTKRRFRIVVQAQPAGGRQRTPNASYLVSGKDMTSQMKYIHRRGGRIVSITEVM, encoded by the coding sequence ATGTCTGCCTCTCAAGGTTTCGGAGCCAGCTCCCTCAATTCGAACCCTGTCTCATTCAGCAGGAATCGCAATGCAGCAAACAAGCCAGCCCTGAGCAACGCTGAGTTTCTGCGTCAATCCTGCGCCTCAATGAAAATTGCGATAGGCCCTCGCAATCACGAAGATTGTCCCCATGGCGGAACGATGCAGCGTTATGCCGTCGATGACGCAGCTGGGCTCGAAGCTGCGATCAATGCCGCCTACCGCCAGGTTTATGGCAATGCCCATGTGATGGAACATGAGCGCTCGAGAGAATTGGAGGCTCAGTTCTGCAATGGCGAACGGAACGTTCGCGAATTCGTGCGGGCACTCGCAAAAACTGAGTTTTATCGCGCGCGTTTCTTCCAAGGCGTCGCACCCATGCGGGGCGTTGAACTGAACATCAAGCATTTGCTTGGTCGTCCTCCTCTTTCTCAAGGAGAGATGTCAGCGCACATCACCTTGCTAGCAAGCGCTGGTCACGATGCGGTGATTGATTTCATCGTTGATTCGGCTGAATACGCTGAAGTGTTCGGCAACGACGTTGTTCCCTACACCCGTTCATTCACGTCTGCGGCTGGTATCCCCACAAGCAGCTTTGTCAATATCGCTGCTCTTGAGCGTGGCTTTGCCATCAGCGACAGTGCTGTTGGCGCCCGCAGTCAGCTGAGCAACACACTCGCACGTGGTGCCGTTCCATACATTCAGCTTCCCAGCTCCGTCTCCTCTTCCCGTGGAGCCAAGAGCAGCGGCTCTGGAACCAATGTCAAATTCAGCTCCAAGGTGCGCAAGTCCAGCGATGGCGGCGACTCGATGCCAGCCCGTGGCGATGCATACGTGGGCTTCGGTCTTGGTCAGCGGGAACAGGAAGTGTTCCAACGCTGCCCTGGTGACACTGCGGACCAAATCAACGCATTGATCCGTTCTGCCTACCGCCAGGTCATGGGCAATCCCCATTTGATGGAGTCAGAGAGGGCCTTGGCTGCTGAAAGCAAGTTCACCGAGGGCTACTACAGCACCCGTGAGTTGGTTCGTGGGATCTGTTTGTCTTCCGAATACGTTCGTCGTTTCTTTGAATCGAATGCTCCCTACCGCTTCGTTGAACTGAACTTCAAGCACATTTTGGGACGTGCGCCAATCTCACAAGCAGAGGTGAGCGAGCACATCCAAATCCTTGCAAACGAAGGATACGAAGCAGAAATCAATAGCTACATCGACAGCGCCGAATACCAGAGCACGTTTGGTGAGGACACCGTTCCTTACATGCGCATCCTCTCCGAGCAAGGACGCTCCCAGCTGGCCTTCAACCGCCATCTGTCTCTCTCTGAAGGCTATGCAGCAAGCGACTCCGTAGCGAACAGCTCGTCCCTTGTCACCTCAGTCGCCACCAAGACTGTGCCCAGTGGATGGCGCACAACAACCGTCCGCAGCAACCGCAATAGCGCGATTGCTGGCTCCCCTGATCCCACCAAGAGACGGTTCCGCATCGTTGTGCAAGCACAACCCGCAGGTGGACGCCAAAGGACTCCCAATGCCAGCTACTTGGTTTCTGGAAAGGACATGACCAGCCAGATGAAGTACATCCACCGCCGCGGAGGTCGGATCGTCTCCATCACCGAGGTGATGTGA
- a CDS encoding phycobilisome linker polypeptide: MPFGPASLLGVERFSAESEAPLELIPGDEDAKKEQIITAVYKQVLGNAYVMDSERQLVAESQFKLGEISVREFVRVVAKSELYSSRFFDACPRYRYIELAFRHLLGRAPVDFQEMRTHAERLDSKGFSADIDSFLDSDDYQNTFGEWTVPYQRGWKTESCTTMQEFTWSFQLLRGNSSSSLKGDLSGITSKLGGAAYQNRPLAVVPPSSIETQGWSFRPSKNLQDAPTRLGVGAGDEGKTYRVEVTGYSANNVRRISRYTRSNRVYYVPFDKLSEQFKRIHAEGGKIASITPSN, from the coding sequence ATGCCTTTCGGTCCCGCTTCGTTACTCGGCGTTGAGCGCTTCTCCGCAGAGAGCGAAGCTCCCCTTGAACTGATTCCAGGCGATGAAGACGCCAAGAAGGAGCAAATCATCACAGCCGTGTACAAGCAGGTACTCGGCAATGCCTACGTGATGGACAGCGAGCGTCAGCTCGTAGCCGAATCCCAGTTCAAACTTGGCGAAATCAGTGTTCGCGAGTTTGTTCGCGTCGTTGCCAAGAGCGAGCTTTACAGCTCTCGCTTTTTTGATGCCTGTCCTCGTTATCGCTATATCGAACTGGCCTTTCGCCATCTTCTTGGTCGTGCTCCTGTGGATTTCCAGGAGATGCGCACTCACGCCGAACGCCTGGATAGTAAGGGTTTTAGCGCCGATATCGACAGCTTCCTCGACTCAGACGATTACCAAAACACCTTTGGTGAATGGACTGTTCCTTATCAGCGGGGATGGAAGACCGAAAGCTGCACCACCATGCAGGAGTTCACCTGGAGCTTCCAGCTTCTGCGCGGCAATAGCAGCAGCAGCTTGAAAGGCGACCTCTCAGGAATTACCAGCAAGTTGGGTGGTGCTGCCTATCAGAACCGCCCTCTGGCTGTCGTTCCACCCTCCTCTATCGAGACCCAGGGCTGGAGTTTCCGACCGTCCAAGAATCTCCAGGATGCGCCAACACGCCTTGGCGTTGGCGCTGGCGACGAAGGCAAGACCTATCGGGTCGAAGTCACTGGATACAGCGCCAACAATGTGCGCCGCATCTCTCGATACACCCGCTCAAACCGTGTGTATTACGTCCCCTTCGACAAGCTCTCTGAGCAATTCAAACGCATTCATGCCGAAGGCGGAAAGATCGCCAGCATCACCCCCTCGAACTGA
- a CDS encoding pentapeptide repeat-containing protein: MTAELELSSWLPPEQTLPEAFASGTTDARGANWRGQSLGTTDFSGAALCRVDLRGCDLSGCNLEGADLRLARYDRATIWPERFEVRSSGAVGPGAKLNGAFLNGTDLRGMDLRGASLMGTYLSGADLSGTLLDDVRLVGADLRHAVLRGARCRGARFGGCQLDYADFRGADLTDAGLEGVESIKGADFSLCKGLAEQLGALRARPYLELDCWNPMTRKNTREALESLS; the protein is encoded by the coding sequence GTGACCGCTGAGCTTGAGCTCTCTTCTTGGCTACCCCCAGAACAAACGCTCCCTGAGGCTTTTGCCTCAGGGACGACCGATGCCAGAGGAGCTAACTGGCGAGGGCAATCGTTGGGAACCACTGATTTCAGCGGAGCAGCTCTCTGTCGCGTTGATTTGCGCGGTTGCGACCTATCTGGCTGCAACCTCGAGGGCGCTGATTTGCGTTTAGCCCGCTACGACAGAGCCACAATCTGGCCTGAGAGGTTTGAAGTGCGCAGCTCAGGAGCGGTTGGACCTGGAGCCAAGCTCAATGGAGCGTTTCTAAACGGAACAGACTTACGGGGCATGGATTTACGCGGCGCCTCTTTGATGGGCACCTACCTGAGTGGTGCCGATCTCAGTGGAACCCTGCTCGATGATGTTCGCCTCGTCGGAGCCGACCTGCGTCACGCCGTGCTGCGGGGTGCCCGCTGCCGAGGGGCACGCTTCGGTGGTTGCCAACTCGACTACGCAGACTTTCGTGGAGCGGACCTGACGGATGCCGGACTTGAGGGCGTGGAGTCGATCAAAGGCGCCGACTTTTCTTTGTGCAAGGGTCTAGCAGAGCAATTAGGAGCCTTGCGGGCCCGTCCTTATCTCGAGCTGGACTGCTGGAACCCAATGACGCGTAAAAACACGCGTGAAGCGCTTGAATCACTGTCCTGA